Proteins from a genomic interval of Lycium ferocissimum isolate CSIRO_LF1 chromosome 2, AGI_CSIRO_Lferr_CH_V1, whole genome shotgun sequence:
- the LOC132037903 gene encoding uncharacterized protein LOC132037903 isoform X1 → MGNLWSAAAEPPPPMVLVPPLFDFPPLAARTRMLESSYNMLFGKLALRCLFEDYFEEARHFSTRIMLKPIDDPHVDLIATVAGPLDQKPDEKIVGNAQFRWQSDVEDPHTFVDLFVSNDDPTLLMRSCAFYPKFGFGAFGIFPVLLKNRVSSKDYGVMGLRYGSSNLSVGATLMPFALGDDVPKSAWLVSKMGRLTTGVQYESQFGSKNCPKYKNLENWSCAIGYGVGSGSPLSPSFNFGLELAKSSQFIASFYQHVVVQRRVKNPLEEDEVVGITNYIDFGFELQTRVNDEKAPSSIQDSTFQVAASWQANKNFLVKGKVGPLSSSVALAFKSWWKPSFTFNVSATRDRIKGATSFGFGIRVDNIREGSYQRADPNFVMLTPTKEHLAEGIHWKVGKRPLLQSDVNSGNFDGMPRELRPLGKML, encoded by the exons ATGGGGAACTTGTGGTCGGCTGCCGCGGAACCACCACCACCAATGGTGTTAGTTCCGCCCCTCTTCGATTTTCCTCCTCTCGCCGCCCGTACTAG GATGCTGGAATCATCATATAACATGTTATTTGGGAAACTGGCATTGAGATGCCTTTTTGAGGATTATTTCGAGGAAGCTAGGCACTTTAGCACCAGAATTATGCTTAAGCCAATTGATGATCCACATGTTGATTTGATTGCAACT GTTGCAGGCCCACTTGACCAAAAGCCTGACGAGAAAATTGTAGGAAATGCACAATTTCGGTGGCAAAG TGATGTTGAGGATCCACATACATTTGTTGACCTTTTCGTATCAAATGATGACCC GACACTGCTGATGAGATCATGTGCATTCTACCCTAAATTCGGGTTTGGAGCTTTTGGCATTTTCCCAGTGCTTTTAAAGAATAG AGTATCTTCAAAAGATTATGGTGTCATGGGTTTGAGATATGGTTCATCAAATCTCTCGGTTGGAGCTACTCTTATGCCTTTCGCCT TGGGAGATGATGTTCCCAAAAGTGCATGGCTGGTAAGCAAGATGGGAAGGTTAACCACCGGGGTGCAGTATGAATCACAGT TTGGAAGCAAAAATTGCCCAAAGTATAAGAACTTAGAAAATTGGAGCTGTGCTATTGGCTATGGAGTGGGATCAGGCAGCCCTTTGAGCCCATCCTTCAATTTTGGTCTTGAGCTTGCCAAAAGTTCACAG TTTATTGCTTCATTCTATCAACATGTGGTGGTTCAAAGACGG GTGAAAAATCCActagaagaagatgaagtagtCGGAATTACTAACTATATTGACTTCGGGTTTGAGTTGCAGACGAG GGTTAATGATGAGAAGGCTCCAAGCAGCATCCAAGATTCCACGTTTCAAGTTGCTGCATCTTGGCAAGCTAATAAAAACTTTTTGGTCAAG GGAAAGGTGGGGCCTCTAAGCTCATCTGTAGCGTTGGCGTTCAAGTCATGGTGGAAACCTTCCTTCACTTTCAATGTTTCAG CTACTAGAGATCGTATCAAAGGAGCAACATCCTTCGGATTTGGCATTCGTGTTGACAACATTAGAGAAGGAAG CTATCAAAGGGCTGATCCAAACTTCGTAATGCTGACACCAACCAAGGAGCACTTGGCAGAAGGCATACACTGGAAAGTTGGGAAGAGACCATTACTTCAATCTGATGTGAATTCTGGGAATTTTGATGGCATGCCTAGGGAATTGAGACCATTGGGCAAAATGTTGTAG
- the LOC132037910 gene encoding carbonic anhydrase, chloroplastic-like, producing the protein MANKSYEEAIVALQNLISEKRELGPVAAERIDQIIAELQTSCKIFDPIHRIKSGFMYFKTEIYDKNPELFEELKKGQEPKFLVFACSDSRVSPSHVLNFQPGEAFMVRNIANMVPPYDKIRYSGVGAAIEYAVLHLKVENIVVIGHSACGGIKGLMQLPEDGSESTEFIENWVKIGLPAKAKVLAEHADKTFEEQCKYCEKEAVNVSLANLLTYPFVRDGLVNKTLALMGGYYDFIKGEFKLWEFHFSLLPLCSV; encoded by the exons ATGGCAAACAAATCTTACGAAGAGGCCATTGTTGCACTGCAGAACCTCATCAG TGAGAAGAGAGAATTGGGACCCGTTGCAGCAGAAAGAATTGATCAAATCATAGCTGAGTTACAAACAAGCTGCAAAATCTTCGACCCCATTCACAGGATCAAGTCTGGTTTTATGTATTTCAAAACAGAGATATATGa CAAAAATCCAGAATTGTTTGAGGAACTCAAGAAAGGCCAGGAACCCAAG TTTTTGGTGTTTGCGTGCTCCGATTCACGAGTAAGCCCATCCCATGTGCTGAACTTTCAACCCGGTGAAGCTTTTATGGTTCGAAACATCGCCAACATGGTCCCTCCTTATGACAAG ATTAGATACTCGGGTGTAGGAGCTGCCATCGAATACGCTGTTCTCCATCTTAAGGTTGAAAACATTGTAGTCATTGGCCACAGTGCTTGTGGAGGTATCAAAGGTCTTATGCAACTTCCAGAAGATGGTTCTGAATCAAC TGAATTTATTGAGAACTGGGTGAAAATTGGATTACCTGCCAAGGCCAAGGTGCTAGCTGAGCACGCAGATAAAACTTTTGAAGAACAGTGCAAATATTGTGAGAAG GAAGCTGTGAATGTATCACTAGCCAACTTGTTGACATATCCATTTGTGAGAGATGGTTTGGTGAATAAAACGCTAGCGTTGATGGGAGGTTACTATGATTTCATTAAAGGAGAATTTAAGCTCTGGGAATTCCACTTCAGTCTTTTACCTCTATGTTCCGTCTGA
- the LOC132037903 gene encoding uncharacterized protein LOC132037903 isoform X2: MLESSYNMLFGKLALRCLFEDYFEEARHFSTRIMLKPIDDPHVDLIATVAGPLDQKPDEKIVGNAQFRWQSDVEDPHTFVDLFVSNDDPTLLMRSCAFYPKFGFGAFGIFPVLLKNRVSSKDYGVMGLRYGSSNLSVGATLMPFALGDDVPKSAWLVSKMGRLTTGVQYESQFGSKNCPKYKNLENWSCAIGYGVGSGSPLSPSFNFGLELAKSSQFIASFYQHVVVQRRVKNPLEEDEVVGITNYIDFGFELQTRVNDEKAPSSIQDSTFQVAASWQANKNFLVKGKVGPLSSSVALAFKSWWKPSFTFNVSATRDRIKGATSFGFGIRVDNIREGSYQRADPNFVMLTPTKEHLAEGIHWKVGKRPLLQSDVNSGNFDGMPRELRPLGKML, from the exons ATGCTGGAATCATCATATAACATGTTATTTGGGAAACTGGCATTGAGATGCCTTTTTGAGGATTATTTCGAGGAAGCTAGGCACTTTAGCACCAGAATTATGCTTAAGCCAATTGATGATCCACATGTTGATTTGATTGCAACT GTTGCAGGCCCACTTGACCAAAAGCCTGACGAGAAAATTGTAGGAAATGCACAATTTCGGTGGCAAAG TGATGTTGAGGATCCACATACATTTGTTGACCTTTTCGTATCAAATGATGACCC GACACTGCTGATGAGATCATGTGCATTCTACCCTAAATTCGGGTTTGGAGCTTTTGGCATTTTCCCAGTGCTTTTAAAGAATAG AGTATCTTCAAAAGATTATGGTGTCATGGGTTTGAGATATGGTTCATCAAATCTCTCGGTTGGAGCTACTCTTATGCCTTTCGCCT TGGGAGATGATGTTCCCAAAAGTGCATGGCTGGTAAGCAAGATGGGAAGGTTAACCACCGGGGTGCAGTATGAATCACAGT TTGGAAGCAAAAATTGCCCAAAGTATAAGAACTTAGAAAATTGGAGCTGTGCTATTGGCTATGGAGTGGGATCAGGCAGCCCTTTGAGCCCATCCTTCAATTTTGGTCTTGAGCTTGCCAAAAGTTCACAG TTTATTGCTTCATTCTATCAACATGTGGTGGTTCAAAGACGG GTGAAAAATCCActagaagaagatgaagtagtCGGAATTACTAACTATATTGACTTCGGGTTTGAGTTGCAGACGAG GGTTAATGATGAGAAGGCTCCAAGCAGCATCCAAGATTCCACGTTTCAAGTTGCTGCATCTTGGCAAGCTAATAAAAACTTTTTGGTCAAG GGAAAGGTGGGGCCTCTAAGCTCATCTGTAGCGTTGGCGTTCAAGTCATGGTGGAAACCTTCCTTCACTTTCAATGTTTCAG CTACTAGAGATCGTATCAAAGGAGCAACATCCTTCGGATTTGGCATTCGTGTTGACAACATTAGAGAAGGAAG CTATCAAAGGGCTGATCCAAACTTCGTAATGCTGACACCAACCAAGGAGCACTTGGCAGAAGGCATACACTGGAAAGTTGGGAAGAGACCATTACTTCAATCTGATGTGAATTCTGGGAATTTTGATGGCATGCCTAGGGAATTGAGACCATTGGGCAAAATGTTGTAG